GTTTTTGTCTTCTCTCAGATTCTGCTTCAGTTATCCTATCTCCTCTATATTCTACCACAAAGTCTCCTTGGCAAAATGAACCTTTTGCAAATATACCACGAcctgaaaaaaatgaaaacaaaaacatctgcttGAAGGTATTCTACCGTAGACTTCAAAGCCTACTACAATAATCGTTTTAGTTTTTCACccactccaacacacctgatttgaatcaatGGGCGATTAACAGAGTTCTTTAAAAATGGAAGACCAACTGGGTAGATTAGCCCACTGCTTGTCAGCTAAAGATTGAATtgagttctatttttgccatgacATGTTTCTGGTATGTGTCAAGCTCCACAGTTAACAAGGAGCTAAAAGGGATCAATGTTTCATTATTCTGAAATTTCCAAATAAAAGACTGTCGCTAAGTTACAATTCCTTAACTATGTAGACATCTCATCTTTACCAGCAACCAAACTGCTTTGTTGCTTACTGCATCTTTGAGGAGAGCAAAGatatgttttttaaaaacaaacaaggctCTTAGCCTGGCAGAGGAGAATCACAAGCttttacaaaaacaacaaaaaggagAAGAGATGGACCCAAATATCAGCAACTATGGAAGTGGATGGCGAGTTTAAAAGACATAAtctaaaaaaaaagaagttatttGAAAGCATACAACATCAATTCTTCATTGATTTTGTTTTGCACATCCAACTATGTAGACCGTTGCACAGCCGCTCCACATCTGAAATGAAATGGCTTGCAAGTAAACTGCTGCTGCCAAAACGCACCACAGAGGCACCCAGTGTGAATTGAGAGTTGTGGGTAAACTAGTGGTTGCTTCTGTTCACTAATTTTCTGTACACAACCATGACTTAAATCAAGGCCATTTATAAGTATTTGGTATCAGTTCTCAATATTGATAAGTACTCCTTCTCAATTTAGAAAATGTGGTATCAGTGCATCCAAATTCTCTTTTAAATTCATTTTTGATATGCTCCGAAGTATCTTGACTGGTATCCCGTCAAACTAGACACTATATTCTTGTTAGACAGAACACAGTAATCTTTACCCCAACACTTACCTTTTACTTCATTGATGTACTTCACCTCTAGCTTGTTAATTTTATCTGTTCTTGAAGTAACATGCTGAATTGCATCTTTCTGAGGGTTGACACGAGGGGGCATTTTAagctgcaaaaaataaaatcatagacTGTAGTTACATGATCACGTTATAATTTGCGTTTACATTTTAGAATCATTGTAACAGTCtaagtttattcatttaaaagtttGCCTTTAAAGGCTACCATACCAGGTCACACAATTACAAGAAGCAAAAACTTGATAATGACATAAGATGTAGCCGGTCTGTGCCTAaagtaatttgatgttattcacccaGTTTAACTTTCCATAATAGTTGAGCAGGTGTAGCTTTTTGACACGTGTCTCCATACGGAACGTGTTTAAACAGTTCAGAATACAAATTCAGGTCCTGTGTCATTGGACTGTTGTCATTCAACTTTCTAATGAACACAAATTAACAATAAaaagtagccacgtttacatgcgccaaatttccTCTATCGGATTAAAATCTTGATTGATTGGAAATTAAAAATCTTTGTTTAAATGGACACAAACTGAAATGATCTGATCATGCCGTGAGTACATATGCACCACGTTAAACAAAAAAGTCCTGGTGCTGAGAGGTTTGGTAGTTCACCTGTGGCTCCACTCACTATTTTTGTTCTAAAAATGATTAGGTAATAGTTTCATATTCAAATAAGCAACTGTAACTCAAAAAAGCAAAGaactaaaaaatttaaaaaaaggagAGATCAAGGTTAGTGGTGACTTGTGCTATTTTTGGAACTTGCTCGCAGGCACCACGGTCGTGACCCCTGCTCGATGTTAGTCAtacgggcgacggtggcacaggagttaagtactcgcctcgtgaggttcgagccccgctcaatctgtcgctgtctttgtgtccttgggcaagacacttaacccacgttgcctgctagtggtggtcagagggaccggtggcgccagtgctcggcagcctcgcctctgtcagtgcgccccagggcagctgtggctacatcgtagctcatccccaccagtgtatgagtgtgtgtgtgactgattgtgttgtaaagtgccttgagaggttccaggactctaaaaggcgctacatcaaatacaggccaaggATTTTTTtgtttgcccattgaccgctggagataggcaccaggcccCCCCACCCCTcgcaaccctgcgtggacaagcaggttcagaaaatggatggatggacataatCTGCCGATttcagaagcattaatgtcagtatattagtatctgcaaatatcggttattggccataacagtgacATTAATAtatgatatcggcccaaaaatttcatattgttGCATCGGTATTCTATAGACATTGATtatgcacaagcaggtgacctgctCAGGTTTACACAGAGACTAAGGAAGGAGTGCAtttgggccacggcaggtgaaatcgtTATATTTTAAGTGCAATTGTGTACTTGTAATGTTAATATTACTGGACACTGGTCAGCTTTTTTAGACTAAatatgaattaaaatgaattaaaatgaagttttatttattattattattattattattattatttgagaaaTGAACATGAGGAGGGGAGAAACGATCACCGGTATTTTTAAACTCGTCGGTCAAACTGACAAAAAAACTGTCTAGAGCAACTTCTGAATGTAGGAATTGTTTCTGTACCCGCATCCATTGACTTATATTGatattaatttgtttaattaaagCCCATCTAGAAATTAAAACCTGGCGCAGTGCCTGAGTTTGTGGAGTGATGTTTCTGGACGGcaacttttacttttactgtaCTAAAAATATGTTCAATTAGTGCTGCACTTACTCCATATATTTTTGCCAGTACATAAGCGCCCCACAGGCCgaaaaacagcagcggaacgttctGTGCCTGGCAAAATGACGAACAGCCTTGAGATTTCTAAGTcaaaaaataaacggtcaaatacggaaaATATCGGGTTAACGTGACTCTGAGCTATATCATCATGCAACGCGCTACAGCACCTGATACAACACATGACAAGGACCATACTTATCCAGAATTTTACATCTGATACGTTTCTAGATTTTCCTGACACAAAGAGTTTTCCTTCTTAAAGGTTACAACGACAACCATAATAAATTATCCAAGTTTTTATATGCTTTCAAATATGTTAGCTGCGTGTAGCATGCTCAGATACGTTAGAGTGATGAACTAACTAGTTAAAACTTCAAAAGAATCAATAAACTGATTGTCCTAACACTATCAGAAGGCCATTTAACACTTACACAATATAAAACCTGGAAGAGTATTTAATTTGCCCGAATTAGCCACGAGTGTGGTAGCAGAGCTAGCTTGAGTACATGGTGTATTAAGCAGTGCTTTACTTGAAAATAACAAAGTTTTTGTTTTATATGTCTAAAAGAATAACCACTTACCTGACACTCTTTGAATCCTTGCTGCTTAATCTTCAACCTTTTCATCGACCCATTTGAGACCAATGTTCGACACGCACCGAGTCAAATAATCAAGTCGCTAACTGGTACCTAACCACGACTTCCTGtagtttcacaataaaagcacatATAAGGAAGTTAAAGTCAAATCATCCGTTTTCATGTTTTGTATCATATACCCATCACATAAAGGCAACTCCTAGATGGGTCAACATTGGGTCTTATTTGGATCACATCTAATCAGATCCAAATAAGATCCATTTGCTATTAATTGCTGTTAAATAGAAAGGTCATAAACCATACTGAATTTGAAAAGATCTGCATCCATTGTCAGCAATTTAACTAACGCTGATtatgttaaatttttcatttatttcccAGTGTTATACTTGTTGCACTAGAAAGTGAcatgcatgaaaaaaatgtttttctagcTCATAGGAAGACAAAGGATTCATTCAAATATTGTTTTGAAAATCATGGATGGCACCAGGCAGTAGCTAAGGTTTGATAAAGCAATGGCAAGAATATAGGCCAAGCAACAGCTGAGCAACCCTGACTGATGTCCTGGCCTACCCTACCCACCACACTCCCCCAACATTAAACCCCCACCTGCCAACTCTTCACACCGCACTGAGGGAAAGCACATATCCCAACTGCTTACTTAGCAACTGTACAACACGTACAAGTTGAGATAAAATAGATGTCCTCCAAAATAGAACTTCAGAGGCTAATCTTTATGGAGCTTTTTGAATTAGTACAAATGATGGGGAAAATCTCCAGTGTTATTTAAACAAAAAGGAAAGAAAGCAATCTTTTATGCagcacctctcaaaataaaaatcacgaggtgcttcacaacaacgaaacaaaaatttaagtataaagaatatttcaataaatgatcaaaaatatgttttaaatgagaAATAATAAAATTTGTGATAACAAtgtaagaaaagagagagaggaaatgtataggaaagagggaaatcaatggatcccgggaaaggcagaataagagcaaaataaggagaggatgatgacgaaggtcatgcaaaagccaaCTTGAACATGTTTTGCTGTTTAAAAAAAGACCACTGAGAACGctgatctcaggttcaggggaagagaggtccagagtctgggggccacagcagcaaataatctgtcaactttggtctttagcctggtgctgcacaaccagtaggctttggtcactggacctcagggacctgctgggggtgtagggactgagaagatcaccaatgtatgatggtgcttgtccatgtaaggccttaaagaccagaaccaggatcttgaaaataACACTGAAATTGACTGGCAGggcgatgtgggtgtgtttggaggacttggtcagaagatgAGCATAGGCATTTTGAACCacatgtagatggttcagggaagttttgctcagacaagtgaaaagagagttgtagtagtctaagcatgaggagatgagggTGTGGaggacagtctcaagttcagaacagtctcaagttcagagcgggacagaatggaactCAACTTTGCAATGCTCCTgaaatggaagaaggaagagcgaacaagagaactgacatgagaatccagagtgAGAGCTGGGACAAAGGTCACACcaggattcctgacagagggttcagtgtgagaagcaagctgaccaagagagtctctgactttgggaaccagctcgtttgggggcacagatgaggatctcagtcttatcttcattcagctgtagaaagtttccAGCCATCCAGGTTGTAATAGAGCcttagcaggtgtgtaacagctgcagcttagacgtctcattgggcttaaaggagatgtacagttgggagtaatctgcgtaaagatggtaggacattcttttaaaggagctcagggtgtgctgaagaggaagcagatagaggaggaagagtagagaccccagcacagaaccttgtgggacaccatgggtgagaaaGGTGGTTGAAGAGTCTTccaggaggacctaaacttggagacagtcacagagaaggagcgctcagacagataagaggagaaccacttcaGAGCAGATCCTGAAAAAGGATTATTTCTCCTACTGCCCCATCAAGTCTTCCCTCAAACTCACTGAACTAGTTTCTTTATTAGATAAGGTAAATACCAACTCCTTTAACAATAAATCCCTCCTGCTTAATCTTAATTTTTGCTAAAACCTGTATCATACCACTGTCCAGCCCCAAACGCAGCTGGGTGCACGACTACCAGCCGTCACACCGACTCGACCCCCGGCGACCACCCCGGGTGGTTCCCGGACCTCCAAGGGGGCCAGAAAGGTCGGGAAAGATTGGGATTTATGCCGTGACTCCCTATCGGGTACTGCCTATTCATCACTTTGGGGCAGATTGGAGCCGGTTGGCCGGGACCGACTCCCCCATTTTGATTTCATAGAAAGATGTGCTGAGTCATAAACTGTTATTTGACCTGCCCAGGGTCGCTCCCAGACAAAGTTAGTCTCCTAGGAGGCATGGACAAAGTTTCTTTCACTTGCTGGCACGGGGGACTGGTACGAGCATAAAAATTAATTTTTCTCCTCAATTGCATGCACGGCACCAGAGTTATGCCACCGCCAGATGGTGAAGTGTGAGTTTTTTGGGGGACTGTATCTCAGCAACCACAAGTGTTTTTTGCATGCAGCCACCTCAGGTGGACTCATCCCAGTGCCCAGAAGAACATACTAACAGATGGCACTACTAGCACAAGCAAAAAAAGTTTTGTCAACATTGGACCAACTCATGCATTAAGTCCTCTTTGGGGCTATGGGTCCAAGACCTTATTTTTTGCTCAAATCAGACAGGGGCATTCTGGGAATTTGACACTGGATTGTGATTGTGCATCCCCCCAGCAACATACTCTCTGACAACAGGACCTCCACAGCATTCCCATGGGGAGTAataggaaaaaataaaataacctcCGGCACCTTACAGAAACCCCAAGTCAAGTGTCCGAGAGGCCACAGGAGCACCTAAACGAGCAGTGATGCCGGCCCAAATCACAAGGCCCACTTGGGGGGATGCCAGCACGCGGAATCAGTGTTCATTTGGTGAAAAGTTGTTGAAAAATGCCACATTTGAGCTGATATGGTGAAAAAGGTAGGAATATGGACCACACGTCCCGGAGGGACAATTAAAACATTCCGACTGACACAAAGGTTGCATGCATAGATCAAGCCAGAGCTGGGATGCACCCTAAAAACAATTGTACACCTTAAGCTAACAGAACCCTGACCAATGCCAAAAAGTGGTTCAAATTTAGGTCAGGTTTCATTTTGGGCCTTCTGCTAGCATGCTTGGGGCCAGATTCCAGGGCTCTAATGAAGGGTTCATCGTAGATGAGCTGTAGTGGGGAGCGACATGCATCACGCTGCAGGGAAGCAAATCTGGCATCAGCCAAATCCCGGGGAACAAACAAGTCGGGTAGCCCATGGTGCACAGGTCTAGGAGCCTGCGAAGAGTCTTGCCCTGGGACAGGAAACCGTTGtgcagatgtaaaatgtggtGCAGGGAATTCTGGAAGGAATTCACCTGGAACTCGCACTGTTTGTCCAAAGACTAATTATGCAGATAATGCATTGAGGTCTTCTCTAGCCCAAGAACGGAGAGCGAGCATGACCCAGGGCAGGCGGTCAAGCCAGTTGTGCCTGTCGAGTTTTTGCCTGCTGGCAGGGAACGCATGCGGCGGCCCACTACTTAACTGGCTTGTATGACCCGGGCCAAACAATCTTTGAGGGGACCGGTTTGACAGAAGCTCTCACTCTGAGGTGTGACAGGGAATGCAGGGAGTCAAACACTTGCCTACATCATCTCTCTGGCACTACAGGGCATCGGCAGCCTGTGGAGAAATCACAGATAATTAGTGAGTGGCCTTCCTGCACCTGACTCCTGCCTAACATCAGGCCCTTGGAAGAGGATTGGAGTGTGCATATGTCTGTGACATTTAACTAATCTTCAGCCATTGCAGAAGGTGAGGTGTCACTGCTGGTGACTGGAACAGGGTTCAGAGGTCTTGGCCATAGCAAATACCAAAGTTTGGTGGTCTACGTATGCAGTGAAATGGCAGCCTTGTAGGAAAAAATGGAAATGCCATGTGGCCTAGTAGAGGACTAGTAACTCCCTGTCAAATGTGTTGTATTTCCGCTCGTTATCCCATAATGAACGACTGAATAAGGTGAGCAGTTACCACATGCAAGCCACGTGCTGTTCCAGTACTGCGCCCACAGCTACATCTGATGCATCTGTAGTCAAAGCTAATGGGGCAGAAGGGAAAGGGTGGGCCAACATCTCACATCACAACACTGCTAATGCAGCTTTAGCATTGCAGAGGGCCTGCATGTGGTCTGGGGTCCAATCTACCACATCGCTTGCTTTGCTTCATCTGAGGGCACCGTAAAGCAGCTGCAACAGCTGTGCAGCTCTGGGGAGAAAGCAGTTGTAAAAGTTAACCATCCCCAGAAATTCTTTCAAATCTTTCACGGTTTTCGGCTGTGGGAATTCTGCAACAGCGTGCACTTAGGGGGGCAAGGGAACTGCACCACTTGCGAAAATGCTGTGACCCACAAAGTCAATCAGTGCCAGCCAGAGTTGGCACTTAGCTGGGTTGGCAATCAGACCATGTTCAGCCAAAAATCAGAAAACTTGGCGTAGGTGATTGACATGCTGTTCGGCAGAGTGGTTGGCAACCAAGATGCCATCCAAATTGACAAAAACAAAGGTTAAACCTCACAAAAAAGATTTGTGCAGCACCTTTAAGGCTAAAGGGCATGCATAAAAACTCAAAGAGGCCAAAGGGAGCAATGACAGCAGTTTTAAGAATGTCCTCTGCATTTACCGGGACCTGATGGTAACCGTGCACTAAGTCTACGTTCAAAAAGTTGGAGGTTCCAGCGAGGTGTACTAAAAAGTCCTGAATGTGGGGGATTGGGTACCAGTCAGTGACACCATTTAGGAGGCAGAAATCCCCACAGGGTCACCACTGTCcatcagcctgttggctaagtcaAATACTAGTCCATGTGCACAGAGAAAATCAGCATCTGATATAGGAACTGAACTTGCAGCCACAATAAAATTTCAAATTATGTCATGTTCATGGAAGCATACTGTCACCAACTCTTCACCAAACGTTCTTTGGTCAATCCGGGGAAACAACAATTCAATAACCACTCTGACACCATTGTTTAGTCTATGCACCCTGGATCACGGAAACTCCCGGTGATACGGTCTGCAGGCAAAGCCGTCTCTCAGAACGAGTGAGTGGGTTTCTGGTGTGTCTGAAGATTGTAGGCACCCTCAGCATACGCACGAATGGTCAAaagatacttcccaggtggcttTTGGCAGACAGTTTTACGTCTGAGTGGGTGATGGATTGAGCAAATAATT
This Nothobranchius furzeri strain GRZ-AD chromosome 16, NfurGRZ-RIMD1, whole genome shotgun sequence DNA region includes the following protein-coding sequences:
- the LOC129163375 gene encoding N-lysine methyltransferase KMT5A-like isoform X1; this translates as MKRLKIKQQGFKECQLKMPPRVNPQKDAIQHVTSRTDKINKLEVKYINEVKGRGIFAKGSFCQGDFVVEYRGDRITEAESERRQKLYHPSCAGFFFFVFKWHGKTCCIDASREDGSFGRLVNDEHRHPNCRMKKVNVNGSPHLCLFALKNIQEGDEITYDYGGADCP